The following is a genomic window from Thermodesulforhabdaceae bacterium.
AAAAAATCCGTAGTGTAGAATGAAAATGACTTATCAAGTAATTACGGTAGTTTACACAAATAAATGACAAACTTGGGTTAAGATTCTTATGCTGATCAATCAGTAATTTCAATAAGTTAGACTTCCTGAAAAGGTCGAAAATGCTATTTTAGCCCCAAAAAGTGGCAAACTCGGGTTAAGAACCTGCCCTTAAATAATGATTCCGTTATGGGGAAATTTAAAGGGGGTTTTTAGAACAGCATCCCGTCAGGATTGTCATTGCGATTTTTTGCTAACATCCTTATAGGTAAAACCCAGTCTATTACAAGTATTGGAGAAGACTCAGTCCCGCTATTCTAGCCGTGGATTGATAAACAGCCTGTAAGGCAGTTGCTGTAAGCTGGTAGTCCGTAGCAAGCTTTGCCATATCGGTTTCTTCTAGTTCACTAATACGTTCCTGCTGGGAAATCATTATAGCGTCCAGAGAATCACCCCTAGCTTCAAGACGATTTAGATTTGCTCCAACAGTTGTCAGAGCTTCAAGCACTCTGGACTGATCTCTTTCAACTATCCCCATTGCGTCGCTGATTGAATTCGTATCCCCTGATTTGATGGCGTTTTTAAGATCAAGCAGATTTTGTAAGATATTGCTTCCTTGATCATCAAAAAATAGGTTGTATCCATCAACGTTTACCCGAACAGCCGTATTTTCTCCTACGGCTATATCAAGAGCTTCTCCCATTTGTCCAGGATTTGTCGGATTAACGCTAACTATTTCTCCATTTGTTTCTGTGTAGCCAAATACGGGATTTGCAGGATCTGCATTAACCGAGAATATATACCGATTTTGGTATTTAGCATTAGCAATGGTAATGACTTCTCGCAGTATGTGATCAAGCTCCTGAGCGTGACTTGCTATGGTCTCACTTGAGTTTTCCTTTATGGATGCTATGGCGATTTGTCTTGCTTTGGTTAAAAGGTCGTTAAGATGGTTAAGGTAACCTTCGGTGGTGTTGTTCCAGTTCATCCCGAATTCTATGTTTTTCTTCCATTGTTCAGCTTTCGCCAGAGCTGATTTTAGATTCATTGCGTTTGTCCAGTTTAAGGGATTGTCTGATGGATCGAGAAGTCCCTTACCCCGGGATATAGCATCCTGCAGATGTCGTATAGCTTTCTGTTTTTCGAAAATATTTTTTACCGGATTTTCGTAGGTAAGAGCAAAGCTTACCCGCATAACAACGCTCCTTTTTTACACCATATTTACTACTGTATTAAGAAGTTGATCGGCGGTCTGTATGACCT
Proteins encoded in this region:
- a CDS encoding flagellin, with protein sequence MRVSFALTYENPVKNIFEKQKAIRHLQDAISRGKGLLDPSDNPLNWTNAMNLKSALAKAEQWKKNIEFGMNWNNTTEGYLNHLNDLLTKARQIAIASIKENSSETIASHAQELDHILREVITIANAKYQNRYIFSVNADPANPVFGYTETNGEIVSVNPTNPGQMGEALDIAVGENTAVRVNVDGYNLFFDDQGSNILQNLLDLKNAIKSGDTNSISDAMGIVERDQSRVLEALTTVGANLNRLEARGDSLDAIMISQQERISELEETDMAKLATDYQLTATALQAVYQSTARIAGLSLLQYL